A single genomic interval of Microbulbifer variabilis harbors:
- a CDS encoding FHA domain-containing protein: MACLQHPDRDQPVYLMAHHTIGRRQGAVDTRITSAEISGIHAAIQWTGTHWNIRDLSRNGTWLNGQQLVPAKSYPLQTGDKICFGRVNNPAWIVENLDAPENLLIDLKTGEAQLLEQYHLLPDESEPLASLHFSPVTAQWQYEFTGSTGEGGSKSMVNHGDRIDCGLQSWQLFLADNQGATKELSLQQLSITDFGLRFSVSSHEEHVQLQLQREGMKQSLPARIHNYLLLYLARARFRDMQNDMDTDSQGWVSIQVATHELGITVNHLNTQIFRARKQISESLPDAVDTSNLVERRSWEIRLGCHQFEIYKGTQLESKTELQEA, from the coding sequence ATGGCTTGCTTACAGCATCCAGATAGGGACCAACCCGTATACCTGATGGCACACCACACCATCGGCCGCCGTCAAGGGGCCGTGGATACCCGTATCACCAGTGCCGAAATCTCTGGTATTCACGCGGCCATTCAGTGGACCGGCACGCATTGGAATATTCGCGATCTTAGTCGCAATGGAACCTGGCTAAATGGCCAGCAACTGGTTCCAGCCAAGAGCTACCCATTGCAAACCGGCGACAAGATCTGTTTCGGGCGAGTCAATAACCCCGCTTGGATTGTCGAGAATCTCGACGCCCCAGAAAATTTGTTGATTGACCTGAAGACTGGTGAAGCCCAGCTATTGGAGCAATACCACCTGCTACCGGACGAGAGCGAGCCCCTCGCCAGCTTGCATTTCAGCCCCGTTACCGCCCAATGGCAATACGAGTTTACTGGTAGCACCGGCGAAGGGGGCAGCAAGAGCATGGTCAATCACGGGGATCGTATTGATTGCGGCCTGCAGAGCTGGCAACTGTTTCTCGCCGACAACCAAGGGGCAACCAAAGAACTCTCTTTACAGCAGTTATCCATAACAGATTTCGGCCTGCGCTTCTCTGTCAGCTCCCACGAGGAACATGTACAACTGCAGCTGCAGCGAGAGGGTATGAAGCAGTCCCTGCCCGCACGCATTCACAACTACCTACTGCTGTACCTGGCTCGAGCACGCTTCCGTGATATGCAAAACGACATGGATACAGACTCCCAAGGCTGGGTTTCCATCCAGGTAGCCACTCACGAGCTGGGCATAACCGTCAACCACCTGAACACCCAGATTTTCCGCGCACGCAAGCAGATCTCTGAATCCTTGCCAGATGCCGTAGATACCTCAAACTTAGTAGAGCGACGCTCCTGGGAAATCCGCCTGGGCTGCCACCAGTTTGAAATCTATAAAGGCACTCAATTGGAATCGAAGACCGAGCTGCAGGAAGCGTAA
- a CDS encoding YceI family protein: MKKLTALLFAALLGTTAQAAEYKIDTKGAHAFVQFRIKHLGYSWLYGRFDDFNGSFFYDDKAPEKSTVNVNIDVTSLNSNHAERDKHLRGSDFLHTEKFPTATFKSTSFEPTEDGKALLKGELTLRGVTKPLTIDVTNIGGGKDPWGGYRQGFSGTAEFDLKDFGIDYNLGPASQKVEMILDIEGIRI; this comes from the coding sequence ATGAAGAAGCTCACCGCCCTTCTTTTCGCTGCCCTGCTCGGCACCACAGCCCAAGCGGCGGAATATAAAATCGATACCAAAGGCGCCCATGCCTTCGTCCAGTTTCGCATTAAACACCTGGGATATAGCTGGCTCTATGGACGCTTTGACGATTTCAACGGTTCATTCTTTTATGATGACAAGGCACCGGAAAAATCTACTGTAAACGTCAATATCGACGTAACCAGCCTTAACAGTAATCACGCCGAGCGCGACAAGCACCTGCGCGGTTCCGACTTCCTCCACACGGAAAAATTCCCCACAGCAACCTTCAAAAGCACCAGCTTTGAACCAACAGAAGACGGAAAGGCACTGCTGAAAGGTGAGCTAACCCTACGTGGGGTAACCAAGCCGCTAACTATCGACGTTACCAATATTGGGGGCGGTAAGGACCCCTGGGGTGGCTACCGTCAGGGCTTCAGTGGCACTGCAGAGTTTGATCTGAAGGATTTCGGTATCGACTACAATCTGGGCCCAGCCTCCCAGAAGGTTGAAATGATTCTGGATATTGAAGGCATCCGTATCTAA
- a CDS encoding cytochrome b produces MQARNNQNNYGWVAIMLHWLMAPAIIGLFVLGWWMRQLSYYDPWYQQAPSIHKGIGILLLIALVLRLLWRSVNITPRAAPGTPRWQALTASGIHNLIYLLLLAIMLSGYLISTADGRPIDVFGWFSVAATIQGIPNQEDIAGSLHEILAWTLIILVSLHALAALKHHFFDKDVTLRRMLGLSGMPTRPNKQNTVTTTKKEISL; encoded by the coding sequence TTGCAAGCTCGTAACAACCAAAATAACTACGGCTGGGTCGCGATTATGCTGCACTGGCTAATGGCCCCAGCGATCATAGGCCTCTTTGTGCTCGGCTGGTGGATGCGCCAGCTGTCCTATTATGACCCCTGGTATCAGCAGGCCCCCAGCATCCATAAAGGCATAGGTATTTTGCTCTTGATTGCTCTGGTGCTTCGTTTACTGTGGCGTTCAGTGAATATCACCCCCAGGGCTGCCCCAGGAACACCTCGCTGGCAAGCACTCACTGCCAGTGGCATACACAACCTCATCTACCTGCTTCTATTGGCCATTATGCTATCGGGTTACCTGATATCGACCGCCGATGGACGCCCCATTGATGTATTCGGTTGGTTTAGCGTAGCGGCTACTATCCAAGGCATTCCCAATCAGGAAGATATTGCCGGGAGCCTTCACGAAATTCTGGCCTGGACCCTGATCATCCTGGTCAGCCTTCACGCCCTGGCGGCATTGAAGCATCATTTTTTCGACAAGGACGTAACACTTCGCAGGATGCTTGGACTATCTGGCATGCCGACCCGTCCGAATAAGCAAAATACAGTTACAACCACAAAAAAGGAAATCTCCCTATGA